Proteins encoded by one window of Rutidosis leptorrhynchoides isolate AG116_Rl617_1_P2 chromosome 7, CSIRO_AGI_Rlap_v1, whole genome shotgun sequence:
- the LOC139860157 gene encoding 11-beta-hydroxysteroid dehydrogenase-like 4A: MLEPFFRNKYTNELVLYIFMLILLLFSPFLFLWELIVSVRACCQPKEDLSGKVVLITGASSGLGELMAYEYARRGARLAIIARQKPHSPLKNVADKARELGSPDVLFIFADVSKVEDCRMIVDNTIKHFGHLDHLVCNAGIGPVYLLDADVTTYKEVMEINFWGSVYITHLAIPHLMKTRGKIIVNSSSAGICNPPRGGVYVGSKAALISFYESLRFDISPTITVTIMTLGFIQTSLVNGNKSDTSVGVQTKKNVGAYLPTMEAEPCIKAIMDGICKGAKTITEPRVYKGLFFIKYMFPKLDRLYLETCATKLFVIEKKT; this comes from the exons ATGCTAGAACCCTTCTTTAGAAACAAGTACACAAATGAACTGGTTTTGTACATTTTCATGTTAATTTTGCTTCTCTTTTCACCATTTCTTTTCCTTTGGGAACTCATTGTAAGCGTTCGTGCGTGTTGTCAACCTAAAGAAGACCTGTCGGGAAAAGTTGTTTTGATCACCGGCGCTTCAAGCGGACTTGGAGAG CTCATGGCTTACGAATATGCGAGAAGAGGTGCACGTCTAGCGATTATAGCGAGACAAAAACCTCATAGTCCTCTCAAGAACGTCGCAGATAAAGCTCGCGAACTTGGCTCTCCTGATGTTTTATTCATTTTTGCTGATGTGTCAAAGGTTGAAGACTGTAGGATGATCGTGGATAACACCATTAAACATTTTGGTCATT TGGATCATCTTGTTTGTAATGCGGGAATTGGTCCTGTTTATCTACTCGACGCTGATGTCACTACATACAAGGAAGTTATG GAAATAAACTTTTGGGGATCGGTTTATATAACTCATTTAGCGATTCCACATCTCATGAAAACGCGTGGAAAGATCATCGTCAATTCATCATCTGCCGGAATTTGTAACCCACCAAGAGGTGGTGTTTACGTT GGGAGTAAAGCTGCATTGATTAGCTTCTATGAGTCGCTTAGATTCGATATTTCTCCAACAATAACCGTTACAATTATGACGCTTGGGTTCATACAAACAAGCCTTGTTAATGGAAATAAGTCTGACACAAGTGTCGGTGTTCAAACAAAAAAG AATGTGGGAGCATACCTTCCAACAATGGAGGCTGAACCGTGCATTAAAGCGATTATGGACGGAATCTGCAAAGGAGCAAAAACCATTACCGAACCAAGAGTGTATAAGGGTCTATTTTTCATCAAGTACATGTTCCCAAAACTTGATCGCTTATACTTAGAAACTTGTGCAACAAAACTCTTCGTGATTGAAAAGAAAACTTAA
- the LOC139860158 gene encoding AP2/ERF and B3 domain-containing transcription factor At1g50680-like, with the protein MEDYSDPSYFKSIEKYGYLQRYKGVVPQQNGNWGAQIYTNNQRIWLGTFKSEIDAATAYDRASMKLRSSDAPRNFPWTKLTQQEAKFQSHYNMEAILAMIKDGSYQSKFGDFQRQMNENESDHNNLNPQKRICGYSCRLLFQKELTPSDVGKLNRLVIPKKYAVRYFPSVPEESEGFANDEVNLTFYDPQKRLWKFRYCYWKSSQSFVFTRGWNLFVKDKKLMAKDKITFYYHENLEVPNLGFWVIDTCLCTSGIGASLKLGMDIDDEEESLKDQKMDDEVIEVSNVKTKGFKLFGVNIIE; encoded by the coding sequence ATGGAGGACTACTCGGATCCAAGCTATTTCAAATCGATTGAAAAGTACGGTTATTTACAAAGATACAAGGGCGTTGTTCCACAACAGAACGGAAACTGGGGTGCTCAAATATACACGAATAACCAACGAATTTGGTTAGGAACATTCAAATCTGAAATCGATGCAGCCACTGCTTACGATCGAGCTTCAATGAAGCTCCGAAGTTCAGATGCACCAAGAAATTTTCCATGGACGAAACTAACCCAACAAGAGGCAAAGTTTCAAAGCCATTATAACATGGAAGCAATTTTAGCTATGATTAAAGATGGATCATATCAATCTAAGTTTGGTGATTTTCAAAGGCAGATGAATGAGAATGAGAGTGATCATAATAACTTAAATCCTCAAAAAAGGATTTGTGGTTATTCCTGTAGGTTGCTTTTTCAAAAGGAACTAACACCTAGTGATGTTGGTAAGCTTAATAGGCTCGTGATACCGAAAAAGTATGCGGTTCGATATTTTCCTTCGGTGCCCGAAGAGAGTGAAGGGTTTGCTAATGATGAGGTGAATTTAACTTTTTATGATCCACAAAAAAGGTTGTGGAAGTTTAGGTATTGTTATTGGAAGAGTAGTCAAAGTTTTGTGTTTACTAGGGGGTGGAATTTGTTTGTGAAAGACAAGAAATTGATGGCTAAAGATAAGATTACTTTTTATTACCATGAGAATCTTGAAGTGCCTAATCTTGGTTTTTGGGTGATTGACACGTGTCTTTGTACAAGTGGTATTGGAGCAAGTTTGAAACTTGGTATGGATATTGATGATGAAGAGGAAAGTTTAAAGGATCAAAAGATGGATGATGAAGTTATTGAAGTAAGCAATGTGAAGACCAAAGGATTTAAGCTTTTTGGTGTCAATATAATTGAATGA